ACTCTGCCAACGTCCCGATGCTCCTTGTCGGCACCGCAGGCGATGAACGCGTAGGGCATCACAGAGTTGATGACCGACTCGTCGGATGGCAAGATGTGATGCCGACGCTCCTTCACCTCGCTGGAATCGAGATTCCAGATACAGTAGATGGGATACCAATGGTCGGTGACGAAAAACGGGAGTGGTTGTACGGCGAATGTGGCGAAGGTGGAAGTGCGACTCGAATGATTCATGACGGACGCTTCAAGCTCATCTACTACGCTACCGGCAACTACCGACAACTCTTCGATCTGGAAGAGGATCCACGAGAGTTAAACGACCTCGCTAATTCACCAGTACACGCCGAAATCCTTGAGCGATTAACGGATATCTTGATCGGTGAACTCTACGGTAGCGATGAAAAATGGATTGAAGATGGCAAACTTGTCGGTCTGCCTGACCGTGAATATCGTCCTTCTGCGAACCGAGCCTTATCGGGCCAACGCGGACTTCACTGGCCCCCACAGCCATCTGTAGGGCGTTAGGTAAAACTTATGAAAGTCTTGACAAAATTTCAGGAATCAATTATATTATTTAGTGGAATCTCTTCGTTAGGGCATAACTCGCAAGCCCATATTTGTTAATTATGCGATTAAGCATGAAAGGAAAATAGATGTTAGCAGAAATACGTCAAAGAGAAGGGGTCATCGTTATTCGACCCACCGGACGCATGATCGGTGCAGCAAATGCTGAAATTCGAGAGCAGATTAATGAGGAACTGGAGGAGCATTTTGATTCTCCGAAGGTTATCTTTAATCTTGAGAATGTCACCCGTATGGACAGTAGTGGGCTTGGCACGCTCGTCTCTGTGAATGTGACTGTCTCCCGTAAAGGCGGACGGACAGCACTTGTCAACGCCGGTGCACATATCCGCAACCTTCTTATCCTCGGCCGCTTAATGACTGTCTTTGAAACTTACAACAGCGAAGAAGAGGGAATCCTCGCGCTAACTTCTGAAGAGAGTTAATGGGCGCGACAGAGCCATTTAGTTCCCTATTTACGCGACTGTAGTTAAGACTGAATGGCTCCGATAATACGGAGCCATATCTTGCACACCTACGCGAATTTTTCAGAGAAACCAAGATACGGAAAAGGAAATTTATGGCAAATCAGAATCTTCCAACGTTTACTGTCAACGCCGGTTTCCATGATCGAGATGGATGCCCGGTCAGTGTTAACGTTGACCATCCCGGTGTGAGCCAACTTCACGATCATTCTGTCACCTTGACAGATGTCGAATCCGGTGGCACTATCTCAGCGCAATGCTACGCCGACGAGGACGGTATTACAACCTTAAACTGGATACTCAATGGACTCGCCGCTGGTGAATCGCGGACCTATACCCTTTCAGAGGGAAGCGTTGCTGGCGAATCGGGTGTCCAACTAAATGAAGAAGCCGCAACTATTGCCGTCACACTCAATGACCGCCCCTTTACAACGTTCCGTTATGCGACTTCTAACAACAAGGGGCAATTCCGCCCCTACTTCTTCCCTGTCTTCGGCCCCGATGGACGCGAGGTAACGCGCGGTGAAACAAGCGAGATATCGAAAGATCACGTGCATCACCGTTCACTCTACGTCGCCTATGGCGAAGTTAATGACGTTGATTTGTGGGGTGAAGGAAGCAATTCTGGAAGAGTCGTGCATCAAGGCTTTACACAAAAGCAAGGCGGTGCTGTCGTCGGCAGGATTTATACACATAACAATTGGGAGACACAGTCCGGTGATGTCTTGATGACGGATAAGCAGAACTTCCGAATCTATAACCTTCCTGAGGATGCTGCGCTTATTGACTTGGATCTCAGTTTCATCGCTTCGGCGGGAGACGTTCATTTCGGAGATACCAAAGAAGGCGGTATTATGTCGATTCGAGTGCATCCGTCGATGAACGCTTCTGATGGCGGAAAGATTGAGAACGCTTTTGGCGGGATTAATGAGGCGGAAACTTGGGGAAAACGGGCGAACTGGTGTGATTATTCTGGCGTTGTTGACGGAACACCTGTCGGGATTGCTGTGTTTGATCATATTGTCAACCCGCGTTATCCGACATATTGGCATGTGCGTAACTACGGGTTAATGGGAAGCAATATCTTCGGTGGCGGCACCTTTGAAGGAGACCCTGCTAAAGATGGCTCCTACACGCTCAAACAGAGTGAAGAGATGCACTTCCGGTTCCGCGTCCTGATTCATGCAGGTGATGCAACTGTTGGAAAGGCTGGACAGAAATATCACGATTTCATCAACCCACCCGCTGTTGAGGTTTCCTGACCGCGAAATTTATACCAAGATGGCTGTCGGCGGTCCGAAAGAAAACTCCGGCGGTTTTCGATAACCAGTCCACTGATAGCCAATACACGGAGATTCATATATGCCGATCCCAACGATTCATGTGGGATGTACCCATTTCGCGCACGGTCGTTTACAAGCACAAGTCAATTCACACGGGTTAGAGCCCGTCGCGTGTGTGGACATCAACCTTGAAGCCGCACGCGATGGCGTATCATCAATAAACGATGCCCCTGAAGGCTTAACAGAACGTATCTACACCACCATCACCGAAGCAAAAGAGAAGCACGATGCACAGGCTTGCCTTATCTATGCCTCAACAACTGTTCACGCCAAGTTAATCGTCGAAAGCCTGAACCTCGGTATGCATACGCTCTGTGTCAAACCCATCGCAACAACACAGGCAGAATTCTACGACATTATTCAGGCACATAAAGCGAATCCAGGTTTAATGCTCGTTCAAGGGCAGAACAAACGT
This region of Candidatus Poribacteria bacterium genomic DNA includes:
- a CDS encoding PmoA family protein encodes the protein MANQNLPTFTVNAGFHDRDGCPVSVNVDHPGVSQLHDHSVTLTDVESGGTISAQCYADEDGITTLNWILNGLAAGESRTYTLSEGSVAGESGVQLNEEAATIAVTLNDRPFTTFRYATSNNKGQFRPYFFPVFGPDGREVTRGETSEISKDHVHHRSLYVAYGEVNDVDLWGEGSNSGRVVHQGFTQKQGGAVVGRIYTHNNWETQSGDVLMTDKQNFRIYNLPEDAALIDLDLSFIASAGDVHFGDTKEGGIMSIRVHPSMNASDGGKIENAFGGINEAETWGKRANWCDYSGVVDGTPVGIAVFDHIVNPRYPTYWHVRNYGLMGSNIFGGGTFEGDPAKDGSYTLKQSEEMHFRFRVLIHAGDATVGKAGQKYHDFINPPAVEVS
- a CDS encoding STAS domain-containing protein produces the protein MLAEIRQREGVIVIRPTGRMIGAANAEIREQINEELEEHFDSPKVIFNLENVTRMDSSGLGTLVSVNVTVSRKGGRTALVNAGAHIRNLLILGRLMTVFETYNSEEEGILALTSEES